In a genomic window of Streptomyces noursei ATCC 11455:
- a CDS encoding LuxR C-terminal-related transcriptional regulator, whose product MSSDDAQQGEAGGEDQGRTVRVVLVDDHRMFRTGVQAEIGRTEQTRVEVVGEAADVDQAITVITATRPEVVLLDVHLPGGGGVEVLRRSAAMMVDPERPVRFLALSVSDAAEDVIGVIRGGARGYVTKTITGTDLVDAIFRVADGDAVFSPRLAGFVLDAFASTDAPPVDEDMDRLTQREREVLRLIARGYAYKEIAKQLFISVKTVESHVSAVLRKLQLSNRHELTRWAAARRLV is encoded by the coding sequence ATGAGCAGCGACGACGCACAGCAGGGCGAGGCCGGCGGCGAGGACCAGGGCCGCACCGTACGGGTCGTGCTGGTCGACGACCACCGGATGTTCCGGACCGGCGTCCAGGCGGAGATCGGCCGGACCGAGCAGACCCGGGTCGAGGTGGTCGGCGAGGCCGCCGACGTCGACCAGGCGATCACGGTCATCACCGCCACCCGCCCCGAGGTCGTCCTCCTGGACGTGCACCTCCCCGGGGGCGGCGGCGTCGAGGTGCTGCGCCGCAGCGCCGCGATGATGGTCGACCCCGAGCGGCCGGTGCGGTTCCTGGCGCTTTCCGTCTCCGACGCGGCCGAGGACGTCATCGGCGTCATCCGCGGCGGCGCCCGCGGCTATGTCACCAAGACGATCACCGGCACCGACCTCGTGGACGCGATCTTCCGGGTGGCCGACGGCGACGCGGTCTTCTCGCCGCGGCTGGCCGGCTTCGTCCTGGACGCCTTCGCCTCGACGGACGCCCCGCCGGTGGACGAGGACATGGACCGCCTCACCCAGCGCGAGCGCGAGGTGCTCCGGCTGATCGCCCGCGGGTACGCGTACAAGGAGATCGCCAAGCAGTTGTTCATCTCCGTGAAGACGGTTGAGTCACATGTCTCGGCCGTCCTGCGCAAGCTCCAGCTCTCCAA